The Chryseobacterium geocarposphaerae genomic sequence GCCCTTGTTGAGCATCGTTGATCATTTTCTCATTTGCAGTAATTGCAAATTCCACTCTACGGTTTTTAGCTCTACCCTCTTCGGTATCGTTAGATGCAACCGGCATACTTTCACCTTCGCCTAAGGCAAATAGTCTGCTGGAAGCGATGCCTTTACTAGATAAATATGCTTTTACAGCATTAGCTCTTCTTTCAGAAAGTCTCATATTATAGTCATCAGCACCTTTACTATCTGTATGACCATAGATATTAATATTGGTATCAGGATTGTTGATCAATACCTGAGCAAGTTTATCCAAATTAGTAATGGATGCCGGTTTTAGGTTAGAAGAATCAAAATCAAAGTTTACAATACTTTCGTTCAATGTAATTTTGATACCGTCTCCTACTCTTTCTACTTCAGCTCCAGGTAAAGTTTCTTTAATTTCTCTGGCTTGTTTGTCCATTTTACTACCGATCACGTTACCGGCAACACCACCAATCACTCCTCCTAAAACCGCTCCTAATGCCGCATTTTTACCTTTTCCGACATTATTTCCTAAAATACCTCCAATAATTGCTCCGGATGCAGCCCCTACTGCAGTACCTCTTTGCTGGTGATTAGAATTTTGTACAGCCTCACAGCTTGTTAGTAACAAAGCTGATGATAAAAAAAGAGCTCCGATATATGTTTTTGTAAATTTCATTTTTTTAATATTTAAGTTAATTATTTCATTCCTGTTCTCTGGAAGTTGTACACAACTTTTACGTTTTCTCCGTCAAAAGGAATGTTTTGCTCTAGTGAGAATTGATCTGTAGCCTGGTTAATCAATGTTAAAGTATATCCTGCTGTATTTTGCTTTGCTTTTGTTCCCTCAGCTATTTTCTTAAACTCAAAAGTGTTGCCGTTTTTTACATCAATCTTAATAGGCTGCGTAATTGCCGGGCAAGATCCACCACCATTTAAAGTATATGCACCTGACCAATTGTTTGGAATTAGTCTCCAATGGCTTCCTACGAAACATTGTGCGTCGGCTCCTTCATCAAAAGGTTTAATCTTGAACTGCTTATCATAATCGATGCTTACGATTTGCCAGTCACCTTTCATTTTAAGGAACTCTGATCTTTGGTTTTGTGATGTTTTTGCGTTGTTAACTGAGGAACAAGACACTGCAAAAAGTGATGTTCCCAACATCCCTGCAAGTAGTAACTTTTTCATTTTGTTGTTTATTATTTTGTTATAATAAAGTTACAAAAAACCGTGCCAAAATAACAAATAAAAACAAAAAAAGTCCGAAAATTTCGGACTTTATATCTATATACTGTTAAAAGCGAAGATAAGTTATTTTTTAACAGCCTTTTTTACGGATTTCGTAGCCTTTTTTACATCACCAGATTTACCGTTGTAAAAATGAGTGTAAGCATACTCTGCTGCTTTTTTCACATCAATAACACCGCCTGCCTGAGAAAAATCTGCAAATCCTTCTGTTGTGTTAGGATTACTGGATTTAACTAGAGATTCAATAATCTGAGCCGGAGTAAGAGTTGGCATATATGCCAGTAAAACAGCTGCTGCACCTGCTACAACAGGAGAAGCCATTGAAGTTCCCTGTAAGTATTTGTACTCATTGTGAGGTACTGTAGAATAAATCTCGTCACCCGGAGCAAAAACGTTTACCATTTTTTTGTTGTAGTTAGAGAAACCAGCTCTTAAAGCATCATTTTTATTGGTACTTGCTCCTACTACAATTACATTATTTACAAATGGTTTTTCATCGGTAACATTTTTAAAATTGGTAGGATATGCTAGATGTTCAGCAACGTCTTCATTTTCGTTACCTGCAGCTTTTACTAAAAGAACTCCTTTATCCTGAGCATATTTAAAAGCATCCCAAACTACAGTTTTGCCCGGAGAAACTGGCTTTCCAAAGCTCATGTTTAAAATTTTAGCACCGTTATCAACCGCATATCTGATAGCATTTGCCACATCTTTATCTCTTTCATCTCCATTTGGAACGGTTCTCACCGACATGATTTTAGCTACTTTTGAAGCTACCCCATACTGGATTTCTTTTCCTTGAGACAAACCTGCGATAATACCTGCAACGTGAGTTCCGTGCATTGCATCCGGACCTTCATAATGATTATTTCCGTAATTTTTCTCAGAATAGTCATCGTAATTATCTCCTACGATTTCTTTTCTGGGATCATAAGATAAATCGTATTGTTTTGCCTGAGGACCAAAATAATCAAGAGCTTCTTTCATCTGATCTTTCATTATTTTTTCGAATTCAGCTGGAGTTTTCCCTTGGAATTCAGGACTTGCAGCTACTTGCTTCAATACCTGAAGAATCATAGCCTCTTTCTGATCAGTTGTTTTAATAGCCGCAACATTTTCCGGAGTAACGTTTTTTCCTCCCAACAATTTTACCATTGAAGGAATGGCTTCGTTAATCATTGTATACGTCTGGAAACCTTGCTTTGCTTCAAGACTTTTTTTAGAGAAAAGATCTTTAGCCTTCATATACATTTCAAAATCTTCAGGCATTTTAGCTTGATTCGCTTTGTTTTTAGCAGAATCATCACCTTCGAAGATCGGCTTGTATTTCGCAACCACTCTCGTCACTTCCATATTGTCGATATCAATATCGCCATTTTTCCCACCGATAAAGTTCCATCCGTGAACATCATCAATATATCCGTTTCCGTCATCATCTTTTCCGTTATTGGGAACTTCATTAGGATTAGACCAGATGTTTTTTACCAACCCCGGATGATCCACCTGTACTCCACTGTCTAAAACCCCTACAACAACCGTTTTAGGTTTTAATCCTTTAGATTCTAAATATTTGTAAGCATTCTCTGTGTTTACTCCATATACTTTGGCAGAAGAAAAATCTTTATGATACCAAGTCATCAAATCTTTATCTTCTTTTGGATCAACATTACCTTTAGCCTCCTGAGCGTAAGTAAAACTAAAACCTGTTAAAAAAACAGCAGCTAATAATATCTTTTTCATTTTAGTATGATTGTTTAATATTTCTTATATAAGTCAAAGATTCAGGCCCTTTGTTACAGATAAGGTCTAAAATTGACAAATCCTGTATAAAACCCAGCTTATCTGAGAACGTCTGATAATATTCATCCATTTCAAATGCTGAAGGTTGTTTTGCTGAAAATTTTTCTCTTAAATTGATCTCTTCAGAATTTTTGATATACTCTGTATTCAAAGAATATGCCTTTTCTGTTTTTAGGATCTGTTGCACAATCTCCAGGGCTTTTAAATTGAAATCTAAAAGGTTCTTTTCTTTCAGATCAAATATTTTCTTTAGTTTATCTTCATAAAATTCGAAATAAGGAGAACTCTGATAAGCTGTTTTAATAGATTTCCAATGAAGGGCTCTCCAATCTTCCCTGTAAGAGATTTCAATATCTTTCAATTCCCTTTTTCCGTTATGATTGATCGGGATAATTAAAGACAATTTTCCGTTTGCTCCGAAAATATTCGCTCTGTTTCTATAGGTCTGCTTGGGAAAATTCTCAAACTGTTCAAATACGATTTCATTTTCAGGATTTAACAATACTGAAAACCAGGAAATGGGTGGTAAATAAAATACCGGTAATAATACATTCGTCATATTCATAAGCAAAAATGAAGTATTTTTTCAAATACTTCATTTTTTTCTATTTTATTTCGTTATAAATTTTCTTCTTTTTTATCCTTTCTGAAAAGTTTTACAAAGTATTCCCAACCGAAGAACAGGATAAGAATCATTGCTGCAATCCACCAATATGAAGTTTTATTGGCCTCTCCTGTATTGGTTGCTTTAAACATTCTGTCCCAACGGATTCTCCACCCATCAGCTTGAAAAGAAGCACCAGAATCATTAAATGCACCTTCAATACTCATCCACGTAAACATAGGTTTTCCAACAATATTTTCTTCAGGAACAACACCAAAAAACCTAGCATCTAGGGATGCATCTCTATTATCCCCAACCATCATATAATAATCCTGTTTGATGGTATATTGATTAGTTTGTTTTCCATTAATAAAAATTTTACCATTTTTATTTTCAAGGCTGTTATGTTCATATTCGGAAATAATCCACTGATACATTGGAAGAGATTCTTGATTGATTGTAACAACATCTCCTTTTTTAGGAATTTTAAGCGGTCCATACCAATCCTGATTCCAAGGCTTATTAATAGGATAAATAGATTGAGTCGTATCTATTTTCGTTCTCATTGCATCTCTATAAGCAACAGCTGCATACCCTTTATCTAATATATCTTCATGAACTGAAATAACTTGAGGAAGAGATTTGATTGCCTGCAATCTTTTATCAGTTAATTGCATTACATAAACTGTATTCTTAGGATTTATTTTGTATTTTACAATTTTATCCTGAAAATATGGAGATTCACTATCAACTTGAACAATTGATATATATTCCAACCTTTTAAACAGGTCTTTAATATCAATTTCACTACCCGTCTCTATAATAAATGAATGCTGTTCTTCCTGGTCTCCAAGAATCTTTTCTGGCTTTCCATTTACAAAAAGTCTTCCTGCTCTCATCTCAAAAGTGTCACCTGCGACAGCTACACATCTTTTTACATACGGATCTTTTCTATCAATAGCAGTATGTACAGAATCCTGAGGATAGTTGAAAACAACAATATCGTTTCTCTGAGGTTTATTAAATTGTAAAATTCTCTCATAAGGAAGCTTTACTGCATCCACATAAGATTTTGGATCATCTTTAGGGTTTCCTTTTTCTCCTGTGTCCATAATGGTTCCCTGTAAGAAAGGGATCGCAACCGGACGCATCGGAAGCCTGTATCCATAGCTCCATTTGTTTACGAAAAGGAAGTCACCTACTAAAAGTGTTCTTTCCATAGATCCCGTAGGAATTCCGAATGGCTGGGTAACAAAAACATGGATAATGGTAGCGAAAACTACTGCAAAAGTAATAGACCCTACAAAAGTGTCTTTTTTCTTCGTATTTTTTTCTTCGTCTGTTAAGAATAGGTCATTTGTACTTTCATCTTCTACTTCCGCATCTTTAGAATAGTTGACACTTGCCATATAAATGAACGGAAGAATAACGGTAAGAAGCTGATGCTGGAAAAGGGTTTTTCCAAATTTCTTCATTAAATAAATGTGAAAAACAGACATCATAATAGGCCCTACAATTGGTAAATAGGATAAAACCGCCCACCATTTCGGATGTTTTGTTTCTTTTAAAATAATGAAATAATTATAGAAAGGGATAAAAGCAAATAGCGGACTATATCCCATTTTCTTAAACAGTTTCCATGTGGAAATCCCCATCAATACAGATAAGATGAGAACATAAACTGTGTACGTTAAAAAATAATTCATAAAATTCTTGTGCCTAATCTATAATATAAGTAATCTGTAATGAGCAACGGGTTATTTTATCATTGATCATGTACTACTAATTAGTTTACAATGTAAGGATTTTGTTACAAAATTAAAGACCTAAAACGTCTTTCATTTCAAAATTTCCTTTTTTATCTTTAATCCATTCCGCAGCGACTACAGCTCCCAACGCAAAACCGTTTCTGTTGAAAGCAGTATGCTTGATCTCAATTTCATCTACTTCGCTTCTGTAAAAAACGCTGTGAGTTCCGGGAACCTCATCTTCACGAATGGCAAAAATACCTAACTGATTATCCTTCGTTTCATCCAATTTCCAGGCATCAAACTTTTTATTGTGTTTGAAAATACCTTCAGCAATCGAAATCGCCGTTCCGCTTGGTGCATCTTTTTTATGAATATGGTGAATCTCTTCCAGTTGGCAAGAATACTCAACTACATTTTTCATTAAGTCTGCCAGTTTTTCGTTTAAAGCAAAAAATAAATTTACTCCCAAACTAAAATTGGATCCGTATAAAAAAGCCGTATTATTTTCAACAGCAATTTTTTCGATCTCAACTCTTTTTTCCAGCCATCCTGTTGTACCGCATATTACTGGAATATTATTTTCAAGACATGCTTTTACATTATCAAATGCCACTTCGGGAAGCGAAAATTCTATAACAACATCGGGATGATTAAGATTTTCAGCAGTTGGAGTTTCTTTTAGGCGGGCAACAACTTCATGACCTCTTTTCTGAGCAATCTCATCGATGATTTTACCCATTTTACCATATCCAACTAATGCTATTCTCATATGCTTTTATTATTTTAATTATACTAAATCCAGAAATTATGTATAATGTATTAAAATCTATAACTTAAACTCAGCCCCGTTTTTGGAGGGGTAATTCCATATTGGTCCTGAATGACTGCGGGCGTGAAAGAAAGATCCGGATCATGACGGCTTTCATAAAGGTGAGAGTCTACCACAGCATCTACAATATTCAGAATATAAATCAATCCTGAAATGGCGATAGCGTAATCTCTTTGCCTTTTTGCCCTATCTTGTGAATTTGCTAAAGCAGTTTTATCCAGGAAAGGTTTATCGGCTAGAAACTCATTGGGTCTTCCATTCAATTTATCCAGATAATATCCCCGGTATTTTTTATACTGATTGTCATTCCAGATCGCGATCCCAACTCCGGTTCCTACAGCTCCCCACACGATTGGAATTTTCCAGTATTTTTTATTATAAAACTGGCCTAATCCGGGTAACACAGCTGAATATAGACCTGCTCTGGTAGGATTTAGCTTCATTGTTTTTCTGGTAGGCCCGTTTGCTTTCTCCAAATCTTCTACAATTTTGGATTCAGATTTAAGAAGTTTTTTAGGCTGTGCTACTGGTTTTTCTTCACTCACAACAGAATCCACCTTAATGGTATCATTAGGTATTACTTGTGAGTAAGCCACTGCAAACAGACACAGAAAAAATGTGAAAAATATTTTCTTCATTTATTTTATATGGGATAAAATATATTCCAGTTCGTCTTCATTTTTGAAATCCAGAACAATTTTACCTTTTTTACCATTTCCTGAGGTTTTAATCTCCACTTTTACATCTAATATATCAGATATTGTTTTTTGAACTCTTTTATAATTATTGGAAAGTTCTGTTTTTGCTCTTTTGGCAGCAGGTGATTTCGGATTTTTCAGCGCTGTAGCCGCCTGTTCAGCCTGACGAACATTCAACTTTTCTTTGATAATTAAATCAAATAAGATCTGCTGATGTTCTTCACTTTCCAAACTGATAATAGCTCTACCGTGTCCAGCTGAAATCTCTCCGCTTCTTATTGCGTTCTGAATATCCGGACTTAATCTTAACAATCTTATTGAGTTAGTAATGGTACTTCTGTCTTTCCCTACTCTCTGGCTAAGATTTTCCTGGGTTAAACCAATTTCTTCTAAAAGCCTGTGATAAGTAAGCGCAATTTCAATGGCATCCAGATCCTCTCTCTGAATATTTTCAACAAGAGCCATTTCCAGAAGCTCCTGATCATTCACCAGACGAATATAAGCAGGAATACTGGTAAGACCGGCAATTTTACTCGCTCTGAAACGTCTTTCCCCTGAGATAATTTCGAATCTTTCTCCGTCTTTTCTTAAAGTAACAGGCTGAATAACTCCTAAATTCTTAATAGACTGAGCAAGTTCATTTAAGGCTTTTTCGTCAAAATAAGTTCTTGGCTGGGTCGGGTTCGGATAAATATCTTCTAGGGATACTTCTACAATATTCCCCACAAATTTATCTGCTCCCGCATCGGTAGCAGAGTTAATTGTCGCTTTGGATTCAGCACTAAGAATAGCACCTAAACCGCGTCCCATCGCTCTTTTTTTATCCTTCATATTTGCTTTTAGCTTTTTGGCTATTTGCTTTTTAATTCTTTACTAATTTTTCGTTCTTCAGTAAAACTTCTTCCGCCAGCTGAATGTACTGAACAGCTCCTTTACTTTCTGCATCGTAGTTTAAGATACTCTCTCCGAAACTCGGTGCCTCGCTTAATCTTACGTTTCTGCTGATGATAGTTTCAAATACCATTTCAGGGAAATGTGAGTTTACTTCTTCCACCACTTGGTTAGACAGTCTCAATCTGCTGTCGTACATCGTCAAAAGAAGGCCTTCGATATCTAAATCTTTATTATGAATTTTCTGAACATTTTTAATGGTGTTCAATAATTTCCCTAAACCTTCCAATGCAAAATACTCACACTGAATCGGGATGATTACAGAATCTGCAGCGGTAAGAGCATTCACGGTAATAAGACCTAAACTCGGAGCGCAATCGATAATGATGTAATCGTAGTCATTTCTTACGCTTTCTAATGCTTTTTTCAGCATATACTCACGGTTGTCTTTGTCTACCAGCTCAATTTCAGCTGCTACCAGGTCGATATGGGAGGGTACAATATCAAGATTCGGAGTTGCCGTCTGCTTGATACAGCTTCTTGTATCCACACTATGCTCCAATAAGTTGTAAGTAGAATACTGAACATCATCAACTCCTAAACCTGAGGTAGCATTCGCCTGAGGATCAGCGTCAATAATTAATATTTTCTTTTCCAATACCCCTAATGCTGCTGCTAAATTCACTGCGGTTGTAGTCTTTCCAACACCTCCTTTTTGATTAGCGATACCTATGATTTTTGCCATTCTTAGAACTTTAAGATTCAAAAATACACTTTTTTCTTTGCTCTAGGCGAGTCACAAAATCAAAAATAGAGTTAAAATATTGTTAATAAGACTTTTAGCAATAAAAAAAATTATCCACAAAAAAAATTCTTTGTGGATAAGTGTTATGATTTGTTTTCAGTTGATTAATTATCAAACTTCATAGATATCGGAAATTTGAAAGCACTTCTTACGGATTCCCCCTGTTTATTTTTTCCTGGGGTCCATTTTCCTTTTGCTGAAATAGCTTTTATGGTTCTAATGGCTTCATTGTTAAAATCAGCATTGGCACCACTTGCTTTAATTCCTGAAATGGTTCCGTCAATTTCTACAATAAAAGTAATTGTTGTTCTCATGATACCATCGGATTCGAAACCTGAACCGTCAAAGTTATTCATTACTTTATTTCTGAAAGACTCTATTCCCCCACTAAAATTAGCTTCTGCACTTAGCTCTGTTTCTATTTTATTTTTATCAACTTTAGGAGCTTCTGGTTTTATATATGGAGCTACAGGACCAGTACCACTAGTAGGGATAGTCGTTGGAGGAACATATGTATTTATTGGGGCAGGATCCGCTTTTAAATTAGTACTCAATCCTGCCACTGCATCATCCGGGATTTTCTTTTTCTCACTTTCAACTGCATCCCTTTTAGGCTCAGCAACTCTTGAATCGTAAGTTTTCACATTCGGAGGAGTGGTCGGCTTCACAGGTTCAACTTTCACTGGTGGTGTATCTGGTTGCTCATACACATCTGTAATAATGAAGGGTCCTGAAGTAGGTATTTTTTCAATAGGACCAGACGATTTAAATGCATTAATCACAAATGGCGTAATAGAAACTGCAGCCAATAAACTCACACCTACAAAAAGTGCTTTTGTTAATATTCTGTCTGATTCATTTCTTAAAACATAGGCGCCGTACTCCTTATTACGGTGCTCAAATAAAACTTCATTAAAACGAAATTCTTGATTTTGGTGTAGGTGTTTCATCACTAAAAATTTAAACTGTTAAAAAATAAATTATCAGTTTTCCAAATACTGACAATTAAACACCAAACGTCTATCAAAATATTTGCCAAAAATTTATCAATATTTCACAAAAGCAAAACAAACGGTAAAATATTTGAAATTTAACTATGTCATAAATATATTCAGCAGTTCATATAAAAACAAAAAATCCCGCTTAAAGCGGGACTTCAAAATATCTGAAATTATTTTAAAATAATTCTTTTCTGATGATGTTCTGGCTTCTTTCAGGACCAACAGAAACTAGATAAACGTTGATTCCTAAATACTTCTCAATAAACTCGATGTATTCCTGAGCCGTTTGTGGAAGTTCATCATAGCTTCTTGCTTTTGTAATGTCTTCTTTCCAACCCGGTAGATCTTGGTAGATTGGCTCGTAATTGTATAATTTCTCTGTTGAAGAAGTGAAATAATCGATGATTTTTCCGTCTTCCGTTTTGTAATGAGTAACTACTTTTAGGTTTTCAATTCCTGTCAGAACGTCTAATTTCGTAATTACAAGATTATTGATCCCGTTAATCATACAAGCGTGCTTCAAAGAAACAAGGTCCAACCAACCTGTTCTTCTAGGTCTACCTGTAGTTGCACCGAATTCACCACCGATTTGTCTGATGCTTTCTCCTAATTCGTTGTCTAATTCTGATGGGA encodes the following:
- a CDS encoding ParA family protein → MAKIIGIANQKGGVGKTTTAVNLAAALGVLEKKILIIDADPQANATSGLGVDDVQYSTYNLLEHSVDTRSCIKQTATPNLDIVPSHIDLVAAEIELVDKDNREYMLKKALESVRNDYDYIIIDCAPSLGLITVNALTAADSVIIPIQCEYFALEGLGKLLNTIKNVQKIHNKDLDIEGLLLTMYDSRLRLSNQVVEEVNSHFPEMVFETIISRNVRLSEAPSFGESILNYDAESKGAVQYIQLAEEVLLKNEKLVKN
- a CDS encoding DUF5683 domain-containing protein, encoding MKKIFFTFFLCLFAVAYSQVIPNDTIKVDSVVSEEKPVAQPKKLLKSESKIVEDLEKANGPTRKTMKLNPTRAGLYSAVLPGLGQFYNKKYWKIPIVWGAVGTGVGIAIWNDNQYKKYRGYYLDKLNGRPNEFLADKPFLDKTALANSQDRAKRQRDYAIAISGLIYILNIVDAVVDSHLYESRHDPDLSFTPAVIQDQYGITPPKTGLSLSYRF
- a CDS encoding ParB/RepB/Spo0J family partition protein, which encodes MKDKKRAMGRGLGAILSAESKATINSATDAGADKFVGNIVEVSLEDIYPNPTQPRTYFDEKALNELAQSIKNLGVIQPVTLRKDGERFEIISGERRFRASKIAGLTSIPAYIRLVNDQELLEMALVENIQREDLDAIEIALTYHRLLEEIGLTQENLSQRVGKDRSTITNSIRLLRLSPDIQNAIRSGEISAGHGRAIISLESEEHQQILFDLIIKEKLNVRQAEQAATALKNPKSPAAKRAKTELSNNYKRVQKTISDILDVKVEIKTSGNGKKGKIVLDFKNEDELEYILSHIK
- a CDS encoding energy transducer TonB — its product is MKHLHQNQEFRFNEVLFEHRNKEYGAYVLRNESDRILTKALFVGVSLLAAVSITPFVINAFKSSGPIEKIPTSGPFIITDVYEQPDTPPVKVEPVKPTTPPNVKTYDSRVAEPKRDAVESEKKKIPDDAVAGLSTNLKADPAPINTYVPPTTIPTSGTGPVAPYIKPEAPKVDKNKIETELSAEANFSGGIESFRNKVMNNFDGSGFESDGIMRTTITFIVEIDGTISGIKASGANADFNNEAIRTIKAISAKGKWTPGKNKQGESVRSAFKFPISMKFDN
- a CDS encoding S8 family serine peptidase translates to MKKILLAAVFLTGFSFTYAQEAKGNVDPKEDKDLMTWYHKDFSSAKVYGVNTENAYKYLESKGLKPKTVVVGVLDSGVQVDHPGLVKNIWSNPNEVPNNGKDDDGNGYIDDVHGWNFIGGKNGDIDIDNMEVTRVVAKYKPIFEGDDSAKNKANQAKMPEDFEMYMKAKDLFSKKSLEAKQGFQTYTMINEAIPSMVKLLGGKNVTPENVAAIKTTDQKEAMILQVLKQVAASPEFQGKTPAEFEKIMKDQMKEALDYFGPQAKQYDLSYDPRKEIVGDNYDDYSEKNYGNNHYEGPDAMHGTHVAGIIAGLSQGKEIQYGVASKVAKIMSVRTVPNGDERDKDVANAIRYAVDNGAKILNMSFGKPVSPGKTVVWDAFKYAQDKGVLLVKAAGNENEDVAEHLAYPTNFKNVTDEKPFVNNVIVVGASTNKNDALRAGFSNYNKKMVNVFAPGDEIYSTVPHNEYKYLQGTSMASPVVAGAAAVLLAYMPTLTPAQIIESLVKSSNPNTTEGFADFSQAGGVIDVKKAAEYAYTHFYNGKSGDVKKATKSVKKAVKK
- the dapB gene encoding 4-hydroxy-tetrahydrodipicolinate reductase, which produces MRIALVGYGKMGKIIDEIAQKRGHEVVARLKETPTAENLNHPDVVIEFSLPEVAFDNVKACLENNIPVICGTTGWLEKRVEIEKIAVENNTAFLYGSNFSLGVNLFFALNEKLADLMKNVVEYSCQLEEIHHIHKKDAPSGTAISIAEGIFKHNKKFDAWKLDETKDNQLGIFAIREDEVPGTHSVFYRSEVDEIEIKHTAFNRNGFALGAVVAAEWIKDKKGNFEMKDVLGL
- a CDS encoding OmpA family protein — its product is MKFTKTYIGALFLSSALLLTSCEAVQNSNHQQRGTAVGAASGAIIGGILGNNVGKGKNAALGAVLGGVIGGVAGNVIGSKMDKQAREIKETLPGAEVERVGDGIKITLNESIVNFDFDSSNLKPASITNLDKLAQVLINNPDTNINIYGHTDSKGADDYNMRLSERRANAVKAYLSSKGIASSRLFALGEGESMPVASNDTEEGRAKNRRVEFAITANEKMINDAQQGQ
- the lepB gene encoding signal peptidase I, producing the protein MNYFLTYTVYVLILSVLMGISTWKLFKKMGYSPLFAFIPFYNYFIILKETKHPKWWAVLSYLPIVGPIMMSVFHIYLMKKFGKTLFQHQLLTVILPFIYMASVNYSKDAEVEDESTNDLFLTDEEKNTKKKDTFVGSITFAVVFATIIHVFVTQPFGIPTGSMERTLLVGDFLFVNKWSYGYRLPMRPVAIPFLQGTIMDTGEKGNPKDDPKSYVDAVKLPYERILQFNKPQRNDIVVFNYPQDSVHTAIDRKDPYVKRCVAVAGDTFEMRAGRLFVNGKPEKILGDQEEQHSFIIETGSEIDIKDLFKRLEYISIVQVDSESPYFQDKIVKYKINPKNTVYVMQLTDKRLQAIKSLPQVISVHEDILDKGYAAVAYRDAMRTKIDTTQSIYPINKPWNQDWYGPLKIPKKGDVVTINQESLPMYQWIISEYEHNSLENKNGKIFINGKQTNQYTIKQDYYMMVGDNRDASLDARFFGVVPEENIVGKPMFTWMSIEGAFNDSGASFQADGWRIRWDRMFKATNTGEANKTSYWWIAAMILILFFGWEYFVKLFRKDKKEENL
- a CDS encoding WbqC family protein, with the translated sequence MNMTNVLLPVFYLPPISWFSVLLNPENEIVFEQFENFPKQTYRNRANIFGANGKLSLIIPINHNGKRELKDIEISYREDWRALHWKSIKTAYQSSPYFEFYEDKLKKIFDLKEKNLLDFNLKALEIVQQILKTEKAYSLNTEYIKNSEEINLREKFSAKQPSAFEMDEYYQTFSDKLGFIQDLSILDLICNKGPESLTYIRNIKQSY